A single genomic interval of Trinickia acidisoli harbors:
- a CDS encoding aromatic ring-hydroxylating dioxygenase subunit alpha — protein sequence MPFLRNAWYVAAWSRELSGGPPLQRTLLGESIVLFRDSQGQGVALANQCPHRFAPLSGGKVRGDAIECPYHGLRFDRTGRCVHNPHGDGRIPSGARVASYPLAERYGAVWIWMGEPERAQIAALPSFDYLDERENETSCGYLLTKAHYQLSADNLLDLSHFQFLHPETLGSDEMAAQGAATFEEIGDTVWSRRVCRGERLHEFVGGAFGVPAGMAVDRRLNVRWDAPGLMSIEVGVAPAGLPPEYGRVSFSGHFLTPETEASTHYFFAFGLPKAMGEAARALVEYAVHGLMTPFKQEDLPMLEAQQRALGDGDFWAARPVMLSIDAAGVRARRIMERKIAEERREHESADSPRAASEHHTARASGEACEYGEPAQRVVTVFLSDYATLGR from the coding sequence ATGCCTTTCTTGAGAAACGCCTGGTACGTTGCGGCGTGGAGCCGCGAGTTGAGCGGCGGCCCGCCGCTGCAGCGGACGTTGCTCGGCGAATCGATCGTCCTGTTTCGCGACTCGCAAGGCCAAGGCGTCGCGCTGGCGAATCAGTGCCCGCATCGGTTCGCGCCACTGTCGGGCGGCAAGGTGCGTGGCGATGCGATCGAATGTCCTTATCACGGCCTGCGTTTCGATCGAACCGGTCGATGCGTGCACAACCCGCACGGCGATGGCCGCATTCCGTCGGGGGCCCGAGTGGCGAGCTATCCGCTCGCAGAGCGCTATGGGGCTGTCTGGATTTGGATGGGCGAGCCCGAACGCGCGCAAATCGCAGCGCTGCCGTCGTTCGATTATCTCGACGAGCGCGAGAACGAGACGAGTTGCGGCTATTTGCTGACAAAGGCGCACTACCAGTTGAGCGCCGACAATCTGCTCGATCTGAGCCACTTTCAATTCTTGCACCCGGAAACGCTCGGCAGCGACGAGATGGCCGCCCAAGGCGCGGCGACGTTCGAGGAAATCGGCGACACGGTCTGGTCGCGTCGCGTATGCCGCGGCGAGCGCTTGCACGAGTTCGTCGGCGGCGCGTTCGGCGTGCCGGCGGGGATGGCCGTCGATCGCCGGCTGAACGTTCGGTGGGATGCACCGGGGCTGATGTCGATCGAGGTCGGCGTCGCGCCGGCGGGCCTGCCGCCCGAGTATGGCCGCGTGTCGTTCTCGGGGCACTTCCTCACGCCGGAAACGGAGGCGTCGACACACTACTTCTTCGCGTTCGGTCTGCCCAAGGCGATGGGCGAAGCGGCGCGAGCGCTCGTCGAATACGCCGTGCACGGGTTGATGACGCCGTTCAAGCAAGAGGATCTGCCGATGCTCGAAGCCCAGCAGCGCGCGCTCGGCGACGGCGACTTCTGGGCTGCGCGCCCCGTCATGCTTTCGATCGATGCCGCGGGCGTGCGCGCGCGCCGGATCATGGAGCGCAAGATCGCGGAGGAACGGCGCGAGCACGAATCCGCCGATTCGCCGCGAGCGGCGAGCGAACATCACACTGCCCGCGCGAGCGGTGAAGCCTGCGAATACGGGGAGCCGGCGCAGCGCGTCGTTACCGTGTTTCTCTCCGATTACGCGACACTCGGCCGCTGA
- a CDS encoding peroxiredoxin: MTIRIGDVAPDFTAETTEGTIKFHEWIGDNWAVLFSHPKDFTPVCTTELGTVARLKPEFDKRKAKVIGLSVDPVSDHKKWVGDIAETQGHAVNFPVIGDDELVVSKLYDMIHPNASGGTRTANDNATIRSVFIVGPDKKVKAMLIYPMSAGRSFDEVLRLVDALQVNAGHGLATPADWHPGDDVIIPTSVSDEDAKKKYPQGFKTLKPYLRTVAQPK; this comes from the coding sequence ATGACCATCCGCATCGGCGACGTCGCGCCCGATTTCACTGCTGAAACCACAGAAGGCACGATCAAGTTCCATGAATGGATCGGCGACAACTGGGCCGTCCTGTTTTCGCATCCGAAGGATTTCACGCCCGTGTGCACGACCGAACTCGGCACGGTGGCGCGCTTGAAGCCCGAGTTCGACAAGCGTAAGGCGAAGGTCATCGGCCTGAGCGTCGATCCCGTCAGCGATCACAAAAAGTGGGTTGGCGACATCGCGGAGACGCAAGGGCATGCCGTCAATTTCCCGGTCATCGGCGATGACGAACTGGTCGTGTCCAAGCTTTACGACATGATTCACCCGAACGCGAGCGGCGGTACGCGCACGGCGAACGACAATGCCACGATTCGGTCGGTGTTTATCGTCGGGCCGGACAAGAAGGTGAAGGCGATGCTCATCTATCCGATGAGCGCGGGCCGCAGCTTCGACGAAGTGCTGCGCTTGGTCGACGCCTTGCAGGTGAACGCCGGGCATGGCCTTGCGACGCCGGCGGACTGGCATCCGGGCGACGACGTCATCATCCCGACGTCGGTTTCGGACGAAGACGCCAAGAAGAAGTACCCGCAAGGGTTCAAGACGCTCAAGCCGTATCTGCGCACCGTCGCGCAGCCGAAGTAA
- the nirB gene encoding nitrite reductase large subunit NirB: protein MNAPRLVVIGNGMAGIRTIEELLALAPNQYEITVFGAEPHPNYNRILLSPVLAGEQTFKDIVLNPLEWYEQNGIALHLGKSVSRIDRKRRIVMADDGTEAPYDRLLIATGSQPFILPVPGANLKGVITYRDIHDTQAMIDAAEVKRRAVVIGGGLLGLEAANGLKLRGMDVTVVHLASTLLERQLDANAGRLLQRSLEARGLNFMLSKATTEIVGNDAGEVAAVRFKDGDEIETDLVVMAAGIRPNTTLAESAGLHCDRGIVVNDTLQTYDPRVYAVGECVSHRGVAYGLVAPLFEQAKVCANHLALMGIGSYKGSVLSTKLKVTGIDLFSAGDFIGGENTEQIVLSDPAGGVYKKLVIEDDRLVGACLYGDTADGAWYFKLLREGRKLGELRDRLMFGESSIGDGGVQGHNRAASLADADEVCGCNGVCKGTIVKAITEKGLFTLDEVKKHTKAASSCGSCSGLVEQILMSTVGTSFQETPKTKAICGCTDRSHDEVRKAVREHKLLTHRAVFDFLEWRTPNGCATCRPAINYYLVSTWPHEAVDDPQSRFVNERVHANIQKDNTYSVVPQMKGGVTTPAELRRIADVADKYRIPMVKVTGGQRIDLLGVKKEDLVDVWKDLGMNSGHAYGKSIRTVKTCVGSEFCRFGTQNSTQMGIDLETMLANMWSPHKVKLAVSGCPRNCAEAGIKDVGVIAVDSGWELYVGGNGGIKTEVAQFLVKVKTADEVKEYSGAFLQLYREEAHYLDRTVHYIARVGLDYVKRKIVDDAASRHALYERLLYSLEGLPDPWQARIDGHNEREYIPLKVIA from the coding sequence ATGAACGCGCCCCGACTCGTCGTAATCGGCAACGGCATGGCCGGTATCCGTACGATCGAAGAGCTGCTCGCGCTCGCACCGAATCAGTACGAGATCACCGTCTTCGGCGCCGAGCCCCATCCGAACTACAACCGGATCCTGCTCTCGCCCGTGCTCGCCGGCGAGCAGACGTTCAAGGACATCGTGCTCAATCCGCTCGAATGGTACGAGCAGAACGGCATTGCCCTGCATCTGGGCAAGTCGGTCTCGCGCATCGATCGCAAGCGGCGGATCGTGATGGCCGACGACGGCACCGAAGCGCCCTACGATCGCCTGCTCATCGCCACGGGGTCCCAACCGTTCATCCTGCCCGTGCCCGGCGCCAACCTCAAAGGCGTCATCACCTATCGCGACATCCACGATACGCAAGCGATGATCGACGCGGCCGAGGTCAAACGCCGCGCGGTCGTGATCGGCGGCGGGCTGCTCGGGCTCGAAGCGGCCAACGGCTTGAAGCTGCGCGGCATGGACGTGACCGTCGTGCATTTGGCATCGACGCTGCTCGAACGCCAGCTCGACGCGAACGCGGGGCGCCTGCTGCAGCGCTCGCTCGAGGCGCGCGGCCTTAACTTCATGCTGTCTAAAGCGACGACGGAAATCGTCGGCAACGATGCCGGCGAAGTCGCCGCCGTGCGCTTCAAAGATGGCGACGAAATCGAAACCGATCTCGTCGTCATGGCTGCCGGCATCCGCCCCAATACCACGCTCGCCGAATCGGCCGGGCTTCATTGCGATCGCGGCATCGTCGTCAACGACACGCTGCAAACCTACGATCCGCGCGTCTACGCCGTCGGCGAGTGCGTCAGCCATCGCGGCGTCGCATACGGTCTCGTTGCCCCGCTGTTCGAGCAAGCCAAGGTCTGTGCGAACCACCTGGCACTGATGGGTATCGGCAGCTACAAGGGCTCGGTGCTGTCGACCAAGCTCAAGGTCACCGGCATCGATCTATTCTCGGCCGGCGATTTCATCGGCGGGGAAAACACCGAGCAGATCGTGCTGTCCGATCCTGCCGGCGGCGTCTACAAGAAACTCGTCATCGAGGACGATCGCTTGGTCGGCGCATGCTTATACGGCGACACCGCCGACGGCGCCTGGTATTTCAAGCTGCTGCGCGAAGGCCGCAAGCTCGGCGAGTTGCGCGATCGCCTCATGTTCGGCGAATCGAGCATCGGCGATGGCGGCGTGCAAGGCCATAATCGCGCAGCCTCCCTCGCGGACGCCGACGAAGTCTGCGGCTGCAATGGCGTGTGCAAAGGCACGATCGTCAAGGCCATCACCGAAAAGGGTCTCTTCACGCTCGACGAAGTCAAGAAGCACACGAAGGCCGCGAGCTCATGCGGCTCGTGTTCGGGCCTCGTCGAGCAAATCTTGATGAGCACGGTCGGCACGAGCTTCCAGGAAACGCCGAAGACCAAGGCCATTTGCGGCTGCACGGATCGTTCGCACGACGAAGTGCGCAAGGCCGTGCGCGAACACAAATTGCTGACGCATCGCGCGGTCTTCGACTTTCTCGAGTGGCGCACGCCGAACGGCTGCGCCACGTGCCGCCCCGCCATCAATTACTACTTGGTTTCGACTTGGCCGCACGAGGCCGTCGACGATCCGCAAAGCCGTTTCGTCAATGAGCGCGTGCACGCGAACATTCAAAAGGACAACACGTATTCGGTCGTGCCTCAAATGAAAGGCGGCGTGACCACGCCCGCTGAACTGCGGCGCATCGCCGACGTGGCGGACAAGTATCGGATTCCGATGGTCAAAGTCACGGGCGGTCAGCGCATCGATTTGCTCGGTGTGAAGAAGGAAGACCTCGTCGACGTATGGAAAGACCTCGGCATGAACTCGGGCCATGCGTACGGCAAGTCGATTCGTACCGTGAAAACGTGCGTCGGTAGCGAGTTCTGCCGCTTCGGCACGCAAAACAGCACGCAAATGGGCATCGATCTCGAGACGATGCTCGCGAACATGTGGTCGCCGCACAAGGTCAAGCTCGCCGTCTCCGGTTGCCCGCGCAATTGCGCCGAGGCCGGCATCAAGGACGTCGGCGTGATCGCCGTCGACAGCGGCTGGGAGCTGTACGTCGGCGGCAACGGCGGCATCAAGACGGAAGTCGCGCAGTTTCTCGTGAAGGTCAAGACGGCCGATGAAGTGAAGGAGTACTCGGGGGCGTTCCTGCAGCTCTACCGTGAGGAAGCGCATTACCTCGATCGCACGGTTCACTACATCGCACGCGTGGGGCTCGATTACGTCAAGCGCAAGATCGTCGACGACGCGGCGAGCCGCCACGCGCTCTATGAACGCTTGCTCTACTCGCTCGAGGGGCTGCCCGATCCGTGGCAAGCGCGCATCGACGGGCACAACGAGCGTGAATACATCCCGCTCAAAGTCATCGCTTGA
- the nirD gene encoding nitrite reductase small subunit NirD, whose protein sequence is MQTSATWTHVCSVSDIPRLGSRVVKRADGDVALFRTANDEVFALHDHCPHKGGALSQGIVHGKTVTCPLHSWNIALETGEACAPDEGCTLRFAVKVDGEAVFVSFA, encoded by the coding sequence ATGCAAACCTCCGCTACGTGGACGCACGTTTGCAGCGTCTCCGACATTCCGCGGCTGGGCAGCCGCGTCGTCAAGCGCGCAGACGGCGACGTCGCATTGTTTCGTACTGCTAACGATGAAGTTTTCGCGCTGCACGATCACTGCCCGCACAAAGGCGGCGCACTGTCTCAGGGCATCGTGCACGGCAAGACGGTCACGTGCCCGCTCCATAGCTGGAACATCGCGCTCGAAACCGGCGAAGCGTGCGCGCCCGATGAAGGCTGCACGCTGCGCTTTGCCGTGAAGGTCGACGGCGAGGCCGTGTTCGTCAGCTTCGCGTGA
- a CDS encoding nitrate reductase, with protein MKTVTRSTCCYCGVGCGVLIEAEDGRVTGIAGDPDHPSNFGRLCTKGRTLPLTAASDAGRALRPEIRLARESEREPTDWSHALDYVATRFADIIERDGPDAVAFYISGQLLTEDYYVFNKLAKGLIRTNNIDTNSRLCMSSAVTAYKKSLGADGPPTCYEDLELARTVLFAGSNMPYAHPILFRRLEEAKAKNPDVKWIVVDPRRTDVAALADLHLAITPGTDVALFNGMLHHMIWEGSIDPAFVAAHTSGFDELKALVRGYTPRMAAEICGIAESDLLQAAEWFAESDAALSLYCMGLNQSSHGTDKNLALINLHLATGQIGKPGAGPFSLTGQPNAMGGREVGGMATMLAAHRDIGNADHRAQVEALWGVSGLSARAGLPAVDMFDAVAEGKIKAIWIACTNPVHSMPNIERVRKALRAAQFVVVQEAFTQTDTVPYADVLLPAASWGEKAGTVTNSERRISRVRAAVEPPGDARPDWWIANEFARRLEARLSANDLGDGCPTLFPFVSPQDVFDEHRTLTVGRDLDIGGLSYARLEDDGPQQWPFPAGAATGAARRYTDGQFATADGRARFHAPRYLSVAEPADARYPFRLLTGRLRDQWHGMSRTGRSGSLFNHAPEAALSMRREDASRRGLKDGDLVTVTSRRGRLVLPLETSDDLSSGTVFAPMHWSGQFLASGGINEATIGAVDPDSAQPELKHAAVRIEAAKLPWRLVAARRGDALTLRAAVQPLLAERRYASIRVEADDLVVVTAADLVADPQWTERLHDALGLARGDDLLEYRDARRNLAQRVAWRDEFVDGFLLTGDTSSAAALVEHMRTASPWQGPRHAIVLLGSDTPAHARAPRARVVCNCKQVTQSQIEQAIAKGAALDELKSTLGCGTVCGSCVPEIKRLLSTTTPA; from the coding sequence ATGAAGACCGTCACGCGTTCGACGTGTTGCTACTGCGGCGTTGGCTGCGGTGTGCTGATCGAAGCGGAAGATGGCCGCGTGACGGGTATTGCAGGCGACCCCGATCATCCGTCCAACTTCGGCCGGCTCTGCACGAAGGGGCGAACGCTGCCGTTGACGGCAGCGTCCGACGCCGGCCGTGCGCTGCGCCCCGAAATCCGGCTCGCACGCGAGTCCGAGCGCGAGCCGACCGATTGGTCGCACGCGCTCGACTACGTCGCGACGCGCTTTGCCGACATCATCGAGCGCGACGGCCCCGATGCCGTTGCGTTCTATATTTCGGGGCAGCTCCTCACGGAGGACTACTACGTCTTCAACAAACTCGCGAAGGGCTTGATCCGCACGAACAACATCGACACGAATTCGCGCCTGTGCATGTCGAGCGCGGTCACGGCCTACAAGAAATCGCTCGGCGCCGACGGACCACCAACGTGCTACGAAGATCTCGAGCTCGCGCGCACCGTGCTGTTCGCGGGCAGCAACATGCCGTACGCCCACCCCATCCTGTTTCGGCGTCTCGAAGAAGCGAAGGCGAAGAACCCCGACGTCAAATGGATCGTCGTCGATCCGCGCCGTACCGATGTTGCCGCGCTCGCCGATCTGCACCTCGCGATTACGCCGGGCACCGATGTGGCGCTGTTCAACGGCATGCTGCATCACATGATTTGGGAAGGCTCGATCGATCCGGCATTCGTCGCGGCACATACGAGCGGATTCGACGAGCTCAAAGCGCTCGTACGCGGCTACACGCCGCGCATGGCCGCGGAGATTTGCGGCATCGCCGAGAGCGATTTGCTGCAGGCGGCCGAATGGTTCGCCGAGAGCGATGCGGCCTTATCGCTCTATTGCATGGGGCTCAACCAGTCGAGCCACGGCACCGACAAGAATCTTGCCCTCATCAACTTGCACCTCGCAACGGGGCAGATCGGCAAGCCGGGCGCGGGACCGTTTTCGTTGACGGGTCAGCCGAACGCGATGGGCGGACGCGAGGTCGGCGGCATGGCGACGATGCTCGCCGCGCATCGCGACATCGGCAACGCCGACCATCGCGCGCAAGTCGAAGCGTTATGGGGCGTGAGCGGATTGTCCGCGCGCGCCGGGCTGCCGGCGGTCGATATGTTCGATGCCGTTGCCGAGGGAAAGATCAAAGCGATCTGGATCGCCTGCACGAACCCGGTCCATTCGATGCCCAACATCGAACGCGTGCGCAAGGCGTTGCGCGCGGCGCAGTTCGTCGTCGTGCAAGAGGCATTCACGCAGACGGATACCGTGCCCTATGCCGACGTGCTGCTGCCCGCGGCCAGTTGGGGGGAAAAGGCCGGCACCGTCACGAACTCCGAGCGGCGCATCTCGCGCGTGCGCGCCGCCGTCGAGCCACCCGGCGATGCACGTCCCGACTGGTGGATCGCCAACGAATTCGCACGCAGGCTCGAAGCGCGATTGTCGGCGAATGACCTCGGCGATGGATGTCCCACGTTATTTCCTTTCGTGTCCCCGCAGGATGTGTTCGACGAACACCGGACACTCACCGTCGGACGCGATCTCGACATCGGCGGGCTCTCCTACGCGCGGCTCGAGGACGACGGCCCGCAGCAATGGCCGTTTCCGGCCGGCGCCGCAACGGGTGCCGCCCGCCGCTACACCGACGGCCAATTCGCCACGGCCGATGGCCGCGCACGTTTTCATGCGCCGCGCTACCTGTCCGTCGCCGAACCCGCCGATGCGCGCTATCCGTTCCGCCTGCTGACGGGGCGGCTGCGCGATCAATGGCATGGAATGAGCCGCACGGGGCGCTCCGGCAGTCTTTTCAACCATGCCCCCGAAGCCGCCTTGTCGATGCGCCGAGAAGATGCGTCGCGCCGCGGACTCAAGGACGGCGACCTCGTCACGGTGACGAGCCGCCGCGGCCGGCTAGTACTGCCGCTCGAAACCAGCGACGATCTCTCTTCCGGCACCGTATTCGCACCGATGCATTGGAGCGGCCAGTTCCTCGCGAGCGGCGGCATCAACGAAGCGACGATCGGCGCCGTCGACCCCGATTCGGCACAGCCCGAACTCAAACATGCGGCCGTGCGCATCGAAGCGGCGAAGCTGCCGTGGCGGCTCGTCGCCGCCCGGCGCGGGGACGCGCTCACGCTGCGTGCAGCCGTGCAGCCGCTGCTCGCCGAACGCCGCTATGCCTCGATCCGCGTCGAAGCCGATGATCTCGTCGTCGTCACAGCAGCCGATCTCGTAGCCGACCCGCAATGGACCGAACGCCTGCACGATGCGTTAGGATTGGCGCGTGGCGACGATCTGCTCGAGTACCGCGACGCGCGGCGGAACTTGGCGCAGCGCGTCGCCTGGCGCGACGAGTTCGTCGACGGGTTCCTGCTGACCGGTGATACGAGCTCGGCGGCGGCGCTGGTCGAACACATGCGCACGGCCTCGCCGTGGCAGGGCCCGCGACACGCCATCGTCTTGCTCGGCAGCGATACGCCCGCGCACGCGCGAGCGCCGCGTGCGCGCGTCGTCTGCAACTGCAAGCAGGTGACGCAATCGCAGATCGAGCAGGCGATCGCCAAGGGCGCCGCGCTGGACGAATTGAAGTCGACGCTCGGCTGCGGCACCGTCTGCGGCTCGTGCGTCCCCGAAATCAAGCGATTGCTGAGCACGACGACACCCGCCTAG
- a CDS encoding ANTAR domain-containing response regulator, whose product MLRILLVTDTDKPIGELREALARLGYEMLPEAAAPHALTKVVERERPDVVIIDTESPSRDTLEHLAVMNETAPRPVVMFSHDANQQLIRAAVDAGVTAYLAEGLAADKLAPILEVALARFAHEEKLRQRLAKAETELEDRKTIDRAKRLLMERGKLSEHDAYATLRKRAMDAGVRLAEIARRVLEATDSSR is encoded by the coding sequence ATGCTGCGTATTTTGCTTGTCACCGATACCGACAAACCGATCGGCGAGCTGCGCGAGGCCCTCGCGCGCCTCGGCTACGAAATGCTGCCCGAGGCTGCCGCACCGCATGCGTTGACGAAGGTCGTCGAGCGCGAACGGCCCGACGTCGTCATCATCGATACCGAATCGCCCTCGCGCGACACGCTCGAACATCTGGCCGTCATGAACGAGACGGCGCCGCGTCCCGTCGTGATGTTCAGCCACGATGCCAATCAGCAGTTGATCCGCGCGGCCGTCGATGCCGGTGTCACCGCCTACTTGGCCGAAGGCCTCGCGGCGGACAAACTCGCGCCGATCCTCGAGGTCGCGCTCGCGCGCTTCGCGCACGAGGAAAAGCTGCGCCAACGTTTGGCCAAGGCCGAAACCGAACTCGAAGACCGTAAGACGATCGATCGCGCAAAGCGGCTGTTGATGGAGCGAGGCAAACTTTCCGAACACGACGCGTATGCAACGTTGCGCAAACGCGCAATGGATGCCGGCGTGCGCCTGGCCGAAATCGCACGCCGCGTGCTTGAGGCCACCGACTCATCGAGGTAG
- a CDS encoding CmpA/NrtA family ABC transporter substrate-binding protein, giving the protein MDIATPTDDAPEKTHLRIGYVALSDAAPLIAAKVLEFGHRHGLTLELCLQPSWAAVRDKLLSGQIDCAHALYGLVYGIDLGIGGPRDEMAILMVLNRNGQAITLSTQLARALDTQGDLKRALATLGRPPIFAQTFPTGTHALWLYYWLAAHGVHPRDDIESVVIPPPQMVDALARGTLDGFCAGEPWHAVAEARGAGETIVATSEIWPNHPEKVLACRREFVDRYPATARALVRAMLEACRWVDAPVHRDEISSWLAQPEALDVPRELIASRLTGREGGKRYTHAPLPVAFFDGGTVNYPRVAEGRWFLAQYRRWGLLSESDVPAMRDEAIAARVNQTTLYREAAALVDVPLPATDETYVDIFCDGAAWR; this is encoded by the coding sequence ATGGACATCGCAACGCCGACCGACGACGCTCCTGAGAAAACGCATCTGCGCATCGGCTACGTCGCGCTCTCCGATGCCGCACCGCTGATCGCAGCCAAGGTGCTCGAGTTCGGACATCGTCACGGGCTCACGCTCGAACTGTGCCTGCAACCGTCGTGGGCAGCCGTGCGCGACAAGCTGCTCTCAGGCCAAATCGATTGCGCGCACGCGCTGTACGGCCTCGTGTACGGCATCGACCTCGGCATCGGCGGGCCGCGCGACGAGATGGCCATTCTGATGGTGCTCAATCGCAATGGACAAGCTATTACGCTATCGACGCAGCTTGCCCGCGCGCTCGACACGCAAGGCGATCTAAAAAGGGCACTGGCCACGCTCGGACGACCACCCATCTTCGCGCAGACGTTTCCGACGGGCACGCATGCGCTCTGGCTCTACTATTGGCTCGCCGCGCACGGGGTGCACCCGCGCGACGATATCGAAAGCGTCGTCATCCCGCCGCCGCAAATGGTCGATGCGCTAGCGCGCGGCACGCTCGACGGATTTTGCGCCGGCGAGCCGTGGCATGCCGTGGCCGAAGCGCGCGGCGCCGGCGAGACCATCGTCGCCACGAGCGAGATTTGGCCGAACCATCCCGAGAAAGTGCTCGCGTGCCGCCGCGAATTCGTCGATCGCTATCCCGCTACGGCGCGCGCGCTCGTCCGCGCGATGCTCGAAGCATGCAGATGGGTCGATGCGCCCGTGCATCGAGACGAGATTTCATCTTGGCTGGCTCAACCCGAAGCGCTCGATGTGCCGCGCGAACTGATCGCGTCGCGGCTCACGGGTCGTGAAGGTGGCAAGCGCTACACGCACGCGCCGCTGCCCGTGGCATTTTTCGATGGCGGTACCGTCAACTATCCACGCGTGGCCGAGGGACGCTGGTTCCTCGCCCAATATCGCCGCTGGGGGCTGCTAAGCGAATCCGATGTTCCCGCGATGCGTGACGAAGCCATTGCCGCTCGCGTCAATCAAACGACGCTCTATCGAGAAGCGGCTGCGCTAGTCGACGTGCCGTTGCCCGCGACTGACGAAACCTACGTCGACATCTTCTGCGACGGCGCCGCTTGGCGCTGA
- a CDS encoding HPP family protein, with the protein MPSQAVLRWFASFAPHPIAVSWRERLRACLGALLGIAAMGASVHWLLGPQAQVPYLIAPMGASAVLLFGVPASPLAQPWSFVGGNLVAATLGVLTAMWVGNPIAASAIALAASIGVMFALRCIHPPSGAVALTAVLGGPAIHALGLRFVIEPVALQSVVLLASAVIYHTVTGHRYPHVSRPAAQTAPGAAGVTRADLEAIVRERGELIDVASDDLESLVQEAQLLAYARSFSELTCAGIMSRNAVSVSSETSAAAAWRLIERHRIKALPVVDETKRVVGIVTRTDFVGRTTFGLRGPRGKRWSFRRNASEAYRVDDLMTPNVRTVDPTLPVAELIPVFAHYGHHHIPVVDDARRLIGMITQSDLIGGLHRQTQTRQLRTA; encoded by the coding sequence GTGCCTAGCCAAGCCGTGTTGCGCTGGTTCGCCAGCTTCGCCCCGCATCCGATTGCCGTCTCGTGGCGCGAGCGCTTGCGCGCCTGTCTCGGCGCGCTATTGGGCATCGCGGCGATGGGCGCATCGGTGCATTGGCTGCTCGGCCCGCAAGCGCAAGTCCCGTATCTGATCGCGCCAATGGGCGCATCGGCCGTGCTGCTGTTCGGCGTACCCGCCAGCCCGCTCGCACAACCGTGGTCGTTCGTCGGCGGCAATCTCGTTGCGGCGACGCTCGGCGTGCTCACTGCAATGTGGGTCGGCAATCCCATCGCCGCTTCGGCAATCGCACTCGCCGCCTCCATCGGCGTCATGTTCGCGCTGCGCTGCATTCACCCGCCGTCGGGCGCGGTCGCGTTGACGGCGGTACTCGGCGGCCCGGCCATTCACGCGCTCGGCCTGCGCTTCGTCATCGAGCCCGTCGCCCTGCAGTCGGTCGTGCTGCTCGCATCGGCCGTCATCTATCACACCGTTACCGGCCATCGCTATCCGCACGTCAGCCGCCCCGCCGCGCAAACGGCACCCGGCGCAGCCGGCGTGACGCGCGCCGATCTCGAGGCCATCGTGCGCGAACGAGGCGAATTGATCGACGTCGCCTCCGACGACCTCGAATCGCTCGTGCAAGAAGCGCAGTTGCTCGCCTATGCACGCAGCTTCAGCGAACTGACGTGCGCCGGCATCATGTCGCGCAACGCCGTCAGCGTATCGAGCGAAACATCGGCCGCCGCCGCTTGGCGACTGATCGAACGCCATCGCATCAAAGCGCTGCCCGTCGTCGACGAAACAAAACGCGTCGTCGGGATCGTCACGCGCACCGATTTCGTCGGACGCACCACGTTCGGGCTGCGCGGCCCCCGCGGCAAGCGCTGGTCGTTCCGGCGCAATGCGAGCGAAGCATACCGCGTCGACGACTTGATGACACCGAACGTGCGCACCGTCGATCCGACCTTGCCCGTCGCCGAACTCATTCCGGTATTCGCTCATTACGGACACCATCACATTCCCGTCGTGGACGATGCTCGTCGGTTGATCGGCATGATCACGCAATCGGATTTGATCGGTGGGCTGCATCGGCAAACGCAGACGCGCCAGCTCCGAACGGCGTAA
- a CDS encoding MarR family winged helix-turn-helix transcriptional regulator, with protein MKTSAARALAKGDFEQLSEFRYQMRRFERFSERAAQGEGITPLQYLLLLHVKGYPGGECPTIGELAERLQAQHHGVVALVSRCEALELVKRKASETDRRQVEVHLQKAGEAVLARLAELHRAELKSLQGAFSVPQIDL; from the coding sequence ATGAAAACGTCCGCAGCCCGCGCGCTCGCCAAAGGCGATTTCGAGCAACTATCGGAGTTCCGCTATCAGATGCGGCGCTTCGAACGCTTTTCCGAGCGCGCCGCGCAAGGTGAAGGCATCACGCCGTTGCAATACCTGTTGCTGCTGCACGTGAAGGGGTATCCCGGCGGCGAATGTCCAACGATCGGCGAATTGGCCGAGCGTCTGCAAGCGCAGCATCACGGCGTCGTCGCACTGGTTTCGCGCTGCGAAGCGCTCGAACTCGTGAAGCGCAAGGCGAGCGAAACCGATCGGCGGCAGGTGGAAGTCCATCTGCAAAAAGCCGGCGAAGCGGTATTGGCAAGGCTGGCGGAGCTGCACCGCGCGGAGCTGAAGTCGCTCCAAGGCGCGTTCAGTGTGCCGCAAATCGATTTGTGA